A single window of Providencia alcalifaciens DNA harbors:
- a CDS encoding gamma carbonic anhydrase family protein — MNTFLRPYLETFPSVAANVFIDPSSVVIGDVRLAEDVSIWPLSVLRGDVNYISIGARTNIQDGSVLHVTHKSTSNPDGNPLIIGEDVTVGHKVMLHGCTIGNRVLVGMGAIVIDGAIIEDDVVIGANSLVTQGKRLESGYLYMGSPAKAIRKLTEAELSHLRYSANNYVEWKNNYLSSSNS, encoded by the coding sequence ATGAATACATTTTTAAGACCTTATTTAGAAACCTTCCCTTCTGTTGCTGCAAATGTTTTTATTGATCCATCTTCTGTAGTCATTGGAGATGTTCGCTTGGCCGAAGATGTCAGCATCTGGCCACTATCAGTCCTACGTGGTGATGTGAATTATATCTCTATAGGTGCACGAACAAATATTCAGGATGGCTCCGTGCTACATGTCACCCATAAGTCCACCAGCAATCCTGATGGAAATCCATTAATCATTGGGGAAGATGTCACTGTTGGACATAAAGTCATGCTGCACGGATGCACGATAGGTAATCGGGTTCTCGTCGGTATGGGAGCTATCGTGATAGATGGGGCTATTATTGAAGATGATGTCGTGATCGGTGCTAACAGCCTCGTCACTCAGGGAAAAAGGCTAGAGTCCGGTTACTTATATATGGGAAGTCCAGCCAAAGCGATTCGAAAACTCACCGAAGCTGAACTTAGTCATTTACGTTATTCAGCTAATAATTATGTTGAGTGGAAAAATAATTATTTATCGTCCAGCAATTCATAG
- a CDS encoding DUF1488 domain-containing protein: MNQAIQFPDREEWDLAINKVRFPVLVNGLLSECVVSQSLLIKRYGQNETPLALFQHYRWDIEEELEALIEQGLDNENGFYELLDDK, encoded by the coding sequence ATGAATCAGGCGATTCAATTTCCAGATAGGGAAGAGTGGGACTTGGCTATTAATAAGGTACGTTTCCCTGTTTTAGTCAATGGACTACTTTCAGAGTGCGTTGTTTCACAATCCCTACTAATCAAACGATATGGCCAGAATGAAACGCCACTGGCGCTTTTTCAACATTATCGTTGGGATATAGAAGAAGAGCTCGAGGCCTTGATTGAACAAGGACTCGATAATGAAAATGGCTTCTATGAATTGCTGGACGATAAATAA